The Medicago truncatula cultivar Jemalong A17 chromosome 7, MtrunA17r5.0-ANR, whole genome shotgun sequence genome includes the window AATATTCATTTATCATCAAAcgtttatgtataagttatttttatggTAGGCGCAAAAGTTTTAATTATGCCACATTGTTCCAACAGAAACCAATGATGAAAGGCGCAAAAGTTTATCGTCATTAAGAGTTTGTGTTTTACTCGTATTCAACTATGCTTAAGTGCTTTAAATTATGATAGTAGTCTTGTTTTGCATTTcgaaaacaacttaattttgcgtattcatttttcatcaaaagtttatgtttgttatttttatggTCAAAGCAAAACTGTAGTTACCttgttttgttataaattttagAATATTTTCTTAAGCTATTTTCGAAAGTTCaatgaaataaatctaaaatagtTTATGAATATGTCATAAGTTATCTCTTTAAGCTCTTCCAAACACTAAGACGTGTGCTTAATTATAGTAgataaacttaaataagttgCACATAAGTCAATTTTATAAAGGGAATGCTAACAGGTGTCTGTTCACATGGGAGAGCCTAAaactttcccatcatgggaaagtttATATTGACCTTTAGATCAAATCAAGAACACATTTTTATAATACTCTCTCCacactaaatttttttacacaCTTCCACACCAGTGTTCTCTCTCCTCCGTTCttcattttattcttttctATATTTCTCCCCATCACATAATTTTATAAACCTGCAACTCACCTACCACCACCTATTACTTTAACCTCATTCTCTTCAACTTACTATCTTCAACCTCCATAAAACTACAAGTACATTTCCATCTTCATCATTTGTTcttaaaaaatcttgaaaaataaaaagaaacaaaaaaattaaaattaaagaacaatTCAAAAACAATCTCCATGTATTGCAATTGAAAAACCATGGTGTTTTTGGAACCcacaattaaaaacaatattctAGCTTCAATCTAATTAAAGAACCTAATCCTCTGTTTAGGTTTGTTTTTGTAGCATAATAGTTTCTCCATTTATATGGGTTTCAGAGATTCCTTCTGATTGTAGCTTACCAGTATtctattattttgattaatagcacgtttttgttgataaaatgaaattggTTCGGCATACTAGATCTATTATTACCAAAATTAAGGTAATAGTTCCAGATCTCAAATTCTAAATCAGAGTTTTAGATATGGGAGAGAAATGATGAAAGGGAGAATATGTTGTTGGATAAACAATTTTGCCCAAATCCATGAGTTGTGATTTTTGTGTTCTTTTATGAATTGAAAATGAAGACCAAGATGGAGAGGAGAGATGAGGGAAAGGAATACGGTTGTGGTGGTGAGTGTAGGAGAGAGAATGATGGTGGATGATATAGTGTGGACAtcgtttgttcaaaaaaatatagcGTGGACATCCCATTATAAAATCTATGTTTCTATTTAATCTAATGGCAAAGATAAACTTTCCTATGGTAGGAAGATTTTAGACTTTCCCATGTAAAATGCTACCATGCTAACAAGGGACCTTAGGACAAGGGACCTTAGGACAATTGTTACTAAGCTTAAAATATAAACTTTGGCttggaaattgtgcattcaGCTTCTCACGCCAAAAGGATTTCAACACTTTTCAAAGTGATTTAGTTTGTTGTATTAGATGTATAAATGTAGGTGATTTGTGTATCTTATTCAGATattaaaatgcataaaaaagtATTATCTTGGTGAATGGTTTCAACATTTagaaattgataggtacaaaatAGAGGATAAATTCAGCACACAAATCTCATGTTTGTATCAGCCATGGTAGTAGGTATCAGGCAAACTGTTACAAGGTAATGCAATGGTGGTGAGATTTGAAGCTTCAGAATCAAGTACAAATCTCGGTTTTTCCAAAAAGTTCGGCACATGATAAACGCCAAATATTAGAATTAACCTACATTTAGTTGTAAAACTTCACAATCACTTTAACTGTATGTTCACAAACGAGACTACAACAATACCCATACTGCCTTGGCATCATTTAACTGATATCCATCAGAATTCTGAGAATCTTGAAACATTCAATCCAAACTCTTCAAATTGAAGTTTGAAAGATAACCATGGCAGTCTAAATACCAACAGCATATAATCAAGTTATCATCTTACTAGTTTATAACATTTATGACTAAACTAAGCCTTGCTTCGATGGCTCGAATTTCGTGGAATTGAAATCAGTACCAGAGTATTAAGACGGACAGAGGGAGAGTATAGCCACATTGCATCTTACATACACAATATTCAGTCTCCTAGAGGCAAAATCAATCGAAAAATAACACAAAGATTCATAGTATGGTATTACCACAAACAAATCCAAATATAAGACGTTACACCAAAGAGCCAACACACTATCAAAAAGTAATTTAGAATGACATAATAATTCCAAGATTGTCATTTCTAGagtaccaacaaaaaaaaaaaggaccaaAACTGAAATGGAATTCGATTTGATAAAGCTTCAAAAGCAACACTTTAAAAGCTAACAAATACTACTCAGTACTTAACGGGAGCAAGAATTTCAAGTTGGGGTGCAAGCTTCTCGTCTACGATCTTCTCTGCTTTAGCCCTCAATTTGTTGATTTGCTTCTTTTTCTCATAAGCAGCAAAAGCCCTTTCCTTCCTCTTTGTCTCCAGCTCCTGTTAAcaagtgaaaaattaaaaactctAGAACCGCAGTTATTTATCAAATACAAGAAGAAAACTTCAATCATAACCAAAATAACGCACCTTGATGGTGCCGGCGTAGTTCCATCCAACCTCTGCGGATAATTGTCCAAGGGAGCAGTATTTGTGCCCCTTTTGAAGCCTCAACACCCTAAATTCAACGACTCATTCATTCAGTATTCAAATTCACTAAAAATTCTAATTCAACGGCGAAATCAAAACCAATACTTACTTAAGAGCATCAGGAACAACCATCCTCTTAATTTTGTCATATGGAGGTGGAATACCCTCATACACCTTCATCCTGGCAAGTGCCGCCTCCCCACGCTTGGTCTTGTGTGGAATCATTCTACAAAAacacaacttttcaaaaacCCAACAAAACAATAACACATTACTCGACAACAACACTTCTCAAAACACAACACTCAGAAACTACATCATAACATGTTGAAACCATCCAAATTTAAAAACGAACAACACTCAACACTGCCAACAACATTACTTCTCATAaaccctccaaaaaaaaatacaccacTCACAAACAAGATCACTTCTCAAAAGCCCTCCAACAAAGAACACTATAATCAATAACACTTCtcaaaaaactccaaaaaacaacacaacatttCTGAAACATCACTCACCAAATACAATAATCAACAACACTTCTCAAAAACTCTctaaaaaacaacacaacatttCTGAAAAATCACTCACCAAGTACCGTATAAACTAAACTACcacatttattcataacattttaacaaatcaatcaaacaaagaCATTCAACCTAAAAACAACTCATCCTTAAACAAATCCACATGAAAAAATCACCAAACCAATTACAAACATTAaacaataaacataaacataaataacATACAACATACAAAAACCACAAGATCTAGTAATATCCAAAATGCAATTTAACCGAGAAAtatcaaaaatgcaatttttgaacaaaaacaacaacctagtaaaatccgaaaatacgatttaacaacaaaaaatcagaGATTGAATGATTTAGCGACTAACCCACGAACAGTACGCCAAAAGATCTTACTGGGAGCCCTAAAATGAATAGGACCATGAGAAGGTTTGGTGTTCATCCTCTTCCTAAGAAATCTCATATACTTCATCTTCTGCCTAACAAGACCACCAGAAGCACAAATCTCTTCACATCTAacaagaacaaccttctgaccattcagaagctcctttgcaACGATGGAGGCAAGTCTACCTAGCATGTGGTGCCTTGCATCGATCACCACCCTCTTTGCGCAGATACCTGAACCAGACACCATTTTTGCtcgatcttcttcttcttcttctttgtggctcggttagggttttgtggtGAATGTGAGAGAAGTATATATATGTCGTTTTTTTCGTGGGTTGGGCTTTTCGGGTTTATGCTATGTAACCCACGTTTGGTGTAAGCCCGACATGTGCTTTAGTATTAGAAAATTGCTGTTCCCACTTGTAAAATTGCTATAAGAAAAACATATGGAAATTGCGTATTTGCTCCCAACTACAATTAAATATTGTTTGGTGATGgcaacgatagttaactacaGTTTCGAACCACATTGCAACGGTAGCTAACTACCGTAGCTATCAGTATTCCAGTCGGTGCATGCTGTAATTCAAAACCATGCTAATTTTCGGCAAGTTATGATCCGTAATGCGAAACGACAATTTTAGAGGAAGAAAAACCAATACACCAACTATATCAAGTCATAAGttacaacattgcataatttttcataattcaTTAACATTAAATCAATTCGACATTACGTTAACAATACACGAATAATTGAAATTCAGCAAAAGTGAAAAGTTTATAAAATGACATCAAATCTCCATTGACAATTTGGTCAATTGCAGTTTGAACGAACACAGAGACATAACACGTTATTTTCAACCATCGACCTATATTAATTCTACGTCGTTATCGTCACAAATAACATGAGGAGAATAAACTGTTTTCCACATGTCTTCATCTTTATCCGTCCTAAGATATACACATGGTACATGTACAAATACATGAGATGTAGTATGATTTTCATCAAGATAGACAAAGTATTTGTTAAGTTGTGTCTTTAACTCATCCATTGTGTCGGTTGgagttaaaaaatataagcGTCTTCTTGAAAGTGGAGTATCGAACATGAGCTTCAATTTGTGCATCTTTAGACATGTTTAACTTCACATAAGTGTATAAAATAGCAAATATCggaataaaacaaaatgaaaggTAAAGTAGATCGCCGAAAcatagacatatatatatatatatatatatataaaagaaaaatatttatataatttataaaaggtTAGTTATATATTTGCCACAAAAATGACATTACATTATCTACCACAAAAATAAGTCGATGTAAtatcgacaaaaaaaaaaaggatgaacaCTTACAAAAAAGTGTCATATTCCATCTAATGAAATTGAATCATATTCATCTTCCACGATAACTTCAAATTCTTCATTTGCTTTTTCAGGAGTGTCACACAAAGCCGGATTGGCTCGGTTTGACTCTTTTTTTTTGCGGTGACAATTTGTctcctttttcaattttcatgagGTCTCATAACCAAGTTTGTTGATCCAAAAATTCAAATTCCCATGTCGATGCCTCTTCGCTCTTGTGTAGCTTCCAATTCGTAGATAATAGACGTAATGGAcaaacatctttaaaaaaaaactagaacaaAATGATTAGGGATTAAGCCAAGGCACATGATGTGAGTTTTTGGGTTAAGCGGTGGCCTACCTCTAATTGGGAAAAATGTCTCCGAAATTCCAATATTGGGATTTGTCAACTCCACCATAACCCTATTGTAATAAGTTGACATGAGCCCTTCAACTCCGTTGGTGGTTTTGCAGCTAAGATTCAAGACATGGTATGTCCATGCCCTCAATATTTTATCCTCAAAAGTTTCCAAAATGGCACTTCTAACATAGTTAACAaactttggattttttttacaaacatctTTGAATCGCATTACCGCACTTGCATATGAATATTTTGTAGGAGATTCAACCATATCATCCCATGCTCTCATTACGATCTTAACTATATCATCTGTCTTCACTTCTTTGACTACCCTTTCTTTCCCATCCACTTTTACGTCCTTCGGTTTCACTCTACAGTTCGTGATGCATTTTGCTCTAACATTTCTACCAATATATAAATAACAAAGTATTGCACTGGTTTTGGGGTGAACAGTTGCTACGACATTCATCAAAGTCGTATCCTTGTCAGTCACAACCACCTTTGACATATCTTTCTTTGAGTTAAGAAGTTAAAGCAACATCTATAAAACCCAAGTAAACTTGCCCTCTTTCTCAACCGTAAGAAATGCAAAAGCAATCGAATATGTCATATCGGTTAAGGTGACCCTAACTATCTCAAACAATGACATCATGTACATGTtggttgtaacgccctagtcgttattttattatttttagaattacttagagtcttttgtgtgtttttaattaatatatgtgatttatgtggtgtgtagtatttatttatataatttatttaataaaaatagaataatatgagtaatggaattatttaggaggttggggaataattagaaattaatagtaataagggaggttttaatgaaaaaggggaagttatagttttggtgagttaaggaaagaaagtcAGAAAACAGTTAAACGTGAAAACAAGTCTGAgaggagaaaagctaaggcaaggggagaagaccaagagagaagaacttaggaacGGATTTGCTGAGCTATTTGTccttgcaattctaaggtaagggtgggattatctttcaatagtcataatatataatttctgaaaattaatcaattgaactattcttaaggtaaaattgggaattaagggttaatgatgattttgaaagaaaaggtatAAGAATCAGGTTTATAATGTTGTACTTTGATGTTTagtatgatttcttaatctatgttgttgatgttgatcgtaattgaaatgaaaatagaatatgatggATGAATTGAGAAGTTTTGTATGAATGCTTGAATGggctgaattgttgttgttgatgtttagtTTTCTGTTCCTTTGATGTCTGGTTGTGTATAGGACTTGTAAATATTtcaggaaaacgttttgggtgatcaggggattaaaattgggtttttggagtgaggagaagtctgaaaatcgtaacttttaccctgcccagatgattggtcgcttaagcgaagcagccgtcgcttaagcgaacattcatgtaACTGCCCAGAATGtgattttacccgttcgcttaagcgaactggtaagcgaaaattaagtttgattctgccaagaattcgcttaagcgagccgtgAGCGAtccgtaagcgaactgaacccagacctactgtaagctggtcgcttaagcgaactgagcgTTAGTCAGCCTTATCTGAATCTTGCTTCGTGCACTAGGGGACCCTTTTGAGTACTTCTAGGTGTTTCTCTTAGCTTGTATAACCCTTGTATAGACATAAAATCCTACTTAAATCACGATGTTAATTAGTTggttaatttttatgaatttgaagatGTTGTAGTACTTGAATCAAGTGAATGAATATGTTGCATTAAAagggtggtgagtcatataagtacatatgcatttgtcattgagttgtatgtagatatacacaagtggagtcagttgcataagcataaaaacgatgaggacttcggtcctggaacgccttgtcgttcaaaacgatggaacactatgttgttcaaaacgatgttaacgatgaggactcatgtcctgataaaagaatgctttaaccattctataacgatgagggcttcgactctgatatggtaccacatgcatagttgcatttgttgaggagtcttagtggagttgtcatgtcctgcATGAGTCTTAACGGTGAAGTCGggttgttgcatgagttgttgtttaCTGTTTTTATTACCATTGGATGTTGAAGTTGCTAATGATGCTATACTTATAATTGATAAATGATCctgatgatagggtgttagattcatttatgttattatatattattattattgtttgagaatctcaccccttctgcttgaaaatgttgcccttcctatgagtaacttgcaagtgatcctgagtagtaggtggtggctcacagtgtctagggctctgatacgtgggatgggattttattgcttgaattctttcctatgtatcaatttttgaaatattgcaGATGTAGCCCTTTGgtgattgaattttatgttgaaacggcttttatgccaagaataaTTATTGTAGACTTATTGATgttgcaaatattccgctgcgagtttaatgacaattttgtgaatgacgtttgattaaatagatttttatatacacTCTATTTAGGAAATTTTAATGAAGAAATGTGGCATGCCCGtagtgaatactctgattattgatgtattattattttaattgattttgggaaacggggtgttacattggTTTTATAGGTCGAGTCCAAAATCAAAACTGTCGGAAAATATTAAACAACTTAATAGATTCAGGATGAGCCCAAAATATGTCATCAATAGTTGTACTCTCACTTTGTGCTATGGTGAAATAAACAAATTTGTACTCCAACAACTTTGAGACTATATACTTCATCCTTGTCTTGTCATTTCTGCttgactttttttatattttgacgACCATTGTATAATTGCTTTATATTTGTTAGGTACTCTTGCCTTTTTCACTTCAAATtcgtcaaaatatttttttgttgcacCAAACTCTTGGTAAAGTCACGCACAATCTTCTTGTCATCCTCCCTTAATCTTCCTGCAAGAATGTGCCCTTCTAACATTGCCGTCGTctcatggttgtgaactccattaagaataGCCAACTTTCAAGCCTTTGATTCCATACTAATATATCCACCCAACTTGAAGATACACCCACATTTCCTTGGTCATGTTGCTTCATGCTCTAATCTTTTCTTGGGTATTTTGTGATCGCCACTCCTTTCACAAATCAACTCCAACATTGGATTCTTTATGCCAGATCTTTCTCTAACAACTGTAAATTCGGCCTTATTTTCTTGTCGATGTATCAAACTAAGCAATTTATCTCTATCTTTCCATGTATCTTGTCTTGAAAAGAAATTAGTCATGTCAACTTTGTTGATACCAAGTTGGGATGGACCGGAATTAACATGCAAAGCTTCAGCATTGACAAAAGATTCAACATAAACGAAAGCTTCACTactattgttttttacatcaACTGAAGCTTCAACCTTAGGCGGTTTGATCTCACTGAAATAATTGACAAAACTAGGTTTCGTCACTACCGGGTCATCATCCACAATCTCaaccataaatataaataaacaacacatcattgtaaaaacacttaattaatatttaacttaaaacaaaaaaaaattgaaaaaaagtaaaaataggCAGTAGCGGTTGGAAATTTTGAAAACTTAAGGCCACAACACTATTGCAGTTAACTACAATGCTACtaatggtagttaactacaaCTGGAGTTATAATGCCAACGATAATTAACTACCGTTGCAGGTGCATTTCagaaattacaaaattattacAGAAAATTAACCAAATATGAATGTGTTAAAAGATTCATTCCTTGTTTTTTGACGTCAAATGTGTGTAGAAACCTTCTAGCAATACTTTGTGATCACCACTCCTTTCACAAATTAACTCCAACATTGGATTCTTTATACTGGATCTTTCTGTAACAACTGTAAATCCGGCCCTATTTTCTTGTCGATGTATCAAACTAAGcagtttatttctatttttccaTGTATCTTGGCTCGAAAAGAAATGAGTCGTGTCAACTTTGTTGGCACCAAGTTGGGACACACCGGAACTAACATGCGAAGCTTCAACATTGACgaaaaattcaacataaacgaaagcttcattaatattgtttttgacATCAACCGGAGCTTCAACCTTAGGCAGTTTGATCTCGTCGAAATAATTGACAATACTATGTTTTATCTCAACCGGATCATCATCCGCAATCTCAACCAtaactataaataaacaacacatcattgcaaaaacatttaaatactatttaacttaaaagaaaaaaaatagaaaaaaataggCAGTAGctgttgaaaattttgaaaattcaaggcCACAATTGTAGTTAATTAGAATTCTACtaatggtagttaactacaaCTGAAGTTCCAAtgccaacggtagttaactaccgttgcgTATGTATTTCagaaattacaaaattatgGCATAAAATTGACCAAATATGAATGATTTAAAAGATTCATTACCTGTTTTTTGACGTCAAATATGTGTAAAAACCTTCTATCAATCATTCTCCAATGATTTGAGATAGATTGGGGGAAAAATTACACTTTGATGTTATAAGTGTGTAGTAACTTTGGGGAATTAGTTGGTAAGAATATTGAGTCCATTAAGACAACTAGAGACTTAAGCCCATTTATGCGGTGACTATATAAACACAACCCTTGTGAGGAAATTAGGTCATCACATTCATTCACTCATTTTACAAacattttgagagaggtagataTAGAAAGTGAATCAAGAGAAGCTAGAGGGAGAGAGCTTGGGATTGAAggctaggagctaaagtgaagctagGGTTTGGATTCTTGAATTACTATAGGTAAGGGGATAGTGCTCTTTCATAATTAAGTCATAATCACTTATTAACAATTATgagtttaattgcttttgtgataattgttactttttatgattttgaatgatgAAATTTGTGCTCCTAATTCATGTGAATTTATGGGTATGATAAACTTCATGAAATTGATATGTTATGTGCTTAAAACTCatagttgttattgttgttgataagTTACTTTGATGAGTTTTGCTTAAAGTGATGAAAatgaggttgttgttgttgattgttggtGAATTCATATTTCATG containing:
- the LOC25498414 gene encoding 60S ribosomal protein L13a-4; protein product: MVSGSGICAKRVVIDARHHMLGRLASIVAKELLNGQKVVLVRCEEICASGGLVRQKMKYMRFLRKRMNTKPSHGPIHFRAPSKIFWRTVRGMIPHKTKRGEAALARMKVYEGIPPPYDKIKRMVVPDALKVLRLQKGHKYCSLGQLSAEVGWNYAGTIKELETKRKERAFAAYEKKKQINKLRAKAEKIVDEKLAPQLEILAPVKY